A single window of Coregonus clupeaformis isolate EN_2021a unplaced genomic scaffold, ASM2061545v1 scaf0002, whole genome shotgun sequence DNA harbors:
- the LOC123483005 gene encoding protein TRACHEARY ELEMENT DIFFERENTIATION-RELATED 7A-like: MVKCYDHAPILAIFQDTWSHQPNHHLVTPAQPPPGPTSPTTTWSHQPNHHLVTPAQPPPGHTSPTTTWSHQPNHHLVTPAQPPPGPTSPTTTWSHQPNHHLVPPAQPPPGHTSPTTTWSHQPNHHLVTPAQPPPGHTSPTTTWSHQPNHHLVPPAQPPPGHTSPTTTWSHQPNHHLVTPAQPPPGPTSPTTTWSHQPNHHLVPPAQPPPGHTSPTTTWSHQPNHHLVPPAQPPPGPTSQSSEYTV; this comes from the coding sequence ATGGTTAAATGCTATGACCATGCTCCAATTCTAGCTATTTTCCAAGATACCTGGTCACACCAGCCCAACCACCACCTGGTCACACCAGCCCAACCACCACCTGGTCCCACCAGCCCAACCACCACCTGGTCCCACCAGCCCAACCACCACCTGGTCACACCAGCCCAACCACCACCTGGTCACACCAGCCCAACCACCACCTGGTCACACCAGCCCAACCACCACCTGGTCACACCAGCCCAACCACCACCTGGTCCCACCAGCCCAACCACCACCTGGTCCCACCAGCCCAACCACCACCTGGTCCCACCAGCCCAACCACCACCTGGTCACACCAGCCCAACCACCACCTGGTCACACCAGCCCAACCACCACCTGGTCACACCAGCCCAACCACCACCTGGTCACACCAGCCCAACCACCACCTGGTCCCACCAGCCCAACCACCACCTGGTCCCACCAGCCCAACCACCACCTGGTCACACCAGCCCAACCACCACCTGGTCACACCAGCCCAACCACCACCTGGTCACACCAGCCCAACCACCACCTGGTCCCACCAGCCCAACCACCACCTGGTCCCACCAGCCCAACCACCACCTGGTCCCACCAGCCCAACCACCACCTGGTCACACCAGCCCAACCACCACCTGGTCCCACCAGCCCAACCACCACCTGGTCCCACCAGCCCAACCACCACCTGGTCCCACCAGCCAATCATCAGAGTACACTGTATAG